The region CAAGATTGAAACCTGCCTCAGCCTGTTGCACCCCGAGTAAAACCGACAGCAGCCAGGTCAGGCCAACGTAGGCGGCAACTAACAAAACCACCGCCGCGAAACGGAGCCCAAAGCTTCGCAAGCTTAACGACGGACGGGGCAGCACTTCCCGGTTCTCGGAACCATAGAAGTACCAGGTAAAAAACAATCCTATGGCAGGCCCCAGCTGCGTCATCGCAGCATAACGATAATCGATGTCCAGCAACGCCTGAAGCAAGATTAGGACTACTGAAGCGGCGGAGGTGGCTGCCAGGAAAACAAGTATGGGATGCCACAGCGAAGCATTGCGCACCTGTAACCTCCCACTAACCAGTTATGGCGAAATGAACCGTAAGTATCTTAATCCATGTTGCTGGAGGCATAACTCAGAAGTTTATCCGCGGAGAATCCGCACTGCGTGTAACGTGAACCAACGCGAGGATTGAAACCGTGGCGACAGCTTCTCAAAGGCAGTAATCGTCGGATATAAGGAAGGCGACTCATGAACGTCAGTGACGTAGCACTGGTTCTCGAAGGTGGCGGAACCCGCAACAGTTACACCGCCCCGTTCATCGAGTGTCTGCTTCGCGACAATATCAACGTCGGCTGGGTCGGAGGCATTAGCGCCGGCTCAACTCACCTGGTTAATTACCTCTCCCGTGATATTGCTCGGACCGCGGAGAGTTTCGTGGAGTTCGTCGCGTCACCGCAAGCTGGAGGCCTTCGACCTATTCTTCGGGGCCGCGGCTACTTCGATGCCGAATACATCTACGAAACTGCCGGGCTCCCCGACGGCGCAATGCCCCTCGATTTTCAGACCTTCCAGGCGAATCCGACTCCCTACCGCATCGGAGCGGTTCGCGCTGATACGGGCGAGACTGTCTACTGGGGGCGAGACGATGTCACTGACTTTGACAAACTTATGAAATACACGCGCGCCAGCTCCACCATCCCTGGAATGATGCGCATGCCCGTTATCAACGGTGTTCCCTATATCGATGGAGCCATGGGCTCATCGGGAGGCATCGCAATTGACGCGGCGGAAGCAGACGGCTTTGAGAAATTCTTGATTGTCCTGACTAGGCCGAAGGGATTTCGGCGCACTGCGCCATCACGGCCGCAGGTATTGCGCCGAATCTTCCGCAAAACTCCTGAAGTCGCAGAGCTGATGATTACCCGCCACGAGCGATACAACGCATCCCTTGACCGAATCGCCGAGCTACAGCACGAGGGCAAAGCATATATTTTCTACGCAAACCAGATGAGCGTCAATAACCGAGAGCGTCGTTTGGCGAAGCTCAAGGCTAACTATGCGCTCGGCGCAGCGCAGACGGCTTCCGAGTGGCCGGCCGTCCAAGAATTCCTGCGAGGATAATAGCCTGTCTCTGCCTTTGCAGAGGAAGGAAGGCGCGGTTGATTTTTCACTTTGGCGGGCACTGCTTTGCATCAACATGTATCCTTTTCCATGCAAACGCAAAATCATGGCAACTTCCAAAGGGATGCGAGGGACTATGGAGCTCGGCCGTTTAGGGGCACAGAAGAAGCAAGCAACTGCAATTATCGCGGCACTCGGCATTGCTGCTCTCAGTGCCTGTGGCACCGGCGGCGACACAGGAGACAAGGGAGCTTCCCACGACGGCTCCGGAAGCGGCGATAATACCCCGGCTACCGCGGCAGCACCTGCCGCATCCGAAAAGGAACTGCTGCTAGTTAATGAAGTCCCCGGAATAACCTTCGACAAGCCTATTGACAAGAGCATTACTGATCTTGCGGCCGGCCCTTTGGCTGACAGCATGTCCATTGAGCCAAAGGAATGCTCAAAGTTCCAAGAGGCCAGTACTAGAATCTCGGACCTGACGGGAACTTTCGCCGAATTCAAAGACGAAAAGATTGTCGCCAGCGTCGCGCTGTCAAAGCAACCGGATTTGTACGACCAGTACGAGGATGCGACGGACGGCTGCTCCGAACTCAAGATGACGACGGATGGTAAGCAGGCAGCAGAGGAGGCAATGAAAGGCCAAGACATTCCGCCTGAGGCCAAAGACATCATCGACGGAATGGACTTCTCCGCCAACTACACAATGCGCTTGGAAAAATGGGATCCGAAGATTTCTGTTTCACCCGAAAAGGTTGCTGCCCACGAGACCTCTGGAACTGGCCAGATGAGCGGGGTGAACACTGAAATCTCCGGTTTCCGGATCATGGGTGTCGTCAATGGCGTAGTCATCATTGTTACGACAACACCTTTCGCTGATCTAGACAAGGTTGGTGACGCCGGGATTGCTGGTCAGACCGGAGCCGAGGGCATCACGCCCGACGCTAAGGAAGCAGCGAAGACCCACGCTGTCGAAGTTTTTGATGCGCAAGCAAAGAAGATTATGGCGGCGAAGTAGTGATATGGGTATTCCACATCGCCCGGACCTACTGTGGTAACGAGTACGTTGACCACGTCTAGACATTTCGAAATCTAGACTGCCCCCAGTGCTAAAAATCTATAAATTTCTGCGCCTTAGGGCTCCAAAATCCAACTTTCTCCGATTTCAAAACCTTGAAATGCGGAGACGTTACCTCGTCCAGTGCTTGGATGTAGCTCGACACTAATCCACGGGGAACGCGCAGTCCCATGGTCAAATGCGGAATCCAACGATCTCCGCGTCCGTCTGGGTTCAGGCGATTTAGCTCACGTGCCGCCGCCTCCAGCTCATCGCTAGCTTCCAGTAGCCACGCAATCGTCTGTTTACTCTTCGTTCCAAAAACTACAGTGCCAACACGATGAAGCTCCGCAGGCAGCAGCGGAGGCAAGATTTCTGCCGCCCTCTTCACGACGCACCCCTGCATTGTGGGCGCAAACGTGAGAGTGATGTGGGGTGTCTGGTTTTGTGTGGGGAAGCCACGCTGGGAAAGCTTGGCGAAAATCTCCCGCACCCGACGCTCCTGCTCGGGGACGAGGTACATCAAGATATTGTCGGGAGAAACCACGTTTATAGCCTAATTGCTGCAATTCACAGGACAAACAGTCCGCAATATTTCATTTGTCGACATTTGAATGAAACGTAGGAGTTACGAGGCAAATCTTCTCAGCTCAATTTGCAAGATGGTCTCTGCCTGTTGCCCATCCAATATTTCCCGGTCCCTCATGCGCAACGGCAAGTTGAATCTGTGCATCGATGTTGTCCGCATAAGACAGGATCGACTTCACTGTCTCCACCAACGTGACATTGATGGTATAGCTGAGCGAATCCACTGCATCTTCCCCTCCGCTAACCACCACAATCATGTCGGCACCTTCACGCCTGATGACAGAGCCGCCATCCAAGAGCGCACCATCCGTGCCAGCACGTAGTTTCTTCGCTAAAGCGCACCACAAGGATTTCAGAGCAGAATCTGTGCCATAGTTCTTGTCTTGAAACTCCTCGGTATATTCCAAGGTTTTTGCGGATTTGGGCAGCAACCTAACCCGTATGTCCACTTCATAGCACTCATGTTGATGTGCCTGGCGAGCTGAAATCTCGTTAGCACGCCAGATGTGACAGGGCCACGGGAAATGGATAAACGATGTGCTACTCAAATGATTTGCCCTCGATTGTCATAGTGGAGACTTCCCTTTCGATTGCATCATCAACAGCGCGTGAACTCACAATCATGCGGATAGCAGTATAAAAACTGCATGCCATAAACAACGCTGCATAGAACACAAAAAACCCAAAATCTCTCAAACCTAGGAGAATCGCAATGTCACGAGTTGAACCGAAGGCCAACAAAGCTCCC is a window of Corynebacterium lactis RW2-5 DNA encoding:
- a CDS encoding patatin-like phospholipase family protein codes for the protein MNVSDVALVLEGGGTRNSYTAPFIECLLRDNINVGWVGGISAGSTHLVNYLSRDIARTAESFVEFVASPQAGGLRPILRGRGYFDAEYIYETAGLPDGAMPLDFQTFQANPTPYRIGAVRADTGETVYWGRDDVTDFDKLMKYTRASSTIPGMMRMPVINGVPYIDGAMGSSGGIAIDAAEADGFEKFLIVLTRPKGFRRTAPSRPQVLRRIFRKTPEVAELMITRHERYNASLDRIAELQHEGKAYIFYANQMSVNNRERRLAKLKANYALGAAQTASEWPAVQEFLRG
- a CDS encoding 2'-5' RNA ligase family protein gives rise to the protein MVSPDNILMYLVPEQERRVREIFAKLSQRGFPTQNQTPHITLTFAPTMQGCVVKRAAEILPPLLPAELHRVGTVVFGTKSKQTIAWLLEASDELEAAARELNRLNPDGRGDRWIPHLTMGLRVPRGLVSSYIQALDEVTSPHFKVLKSEKVGFWSPKAQKFIDF